A region from the Ichthyobacterium seriolicida genome encodes:
- the rpsE gene encoding 30S ribosomal protein S5, which produces MLKIKNANRVKPKGLELVDRLVSVQRVTKVTKGGRAFRFSAIVVVGNENGVVGYGLGKSKDVSDAIAKAIEYGKKNLVKIPLVNGTLPHEQESKFSGAKIFMRPASHGTGLIAGGAVRAVLETVGVKDILSKSKGSSNPHNVVKATINGLLSLKSANQVAIERGIPLKKVFNG; this is translated from the coding sequence ATGTTGAAAATTAAAAATGCTAATAGGGTAAAACCTAAGGGCTTAGAATTAGTAGATCGTCTAGTTAGTGTTCAGCGTGTTACTAAGGTAACTAAGGGAGGTAGAGCTTTCAGGTTTTCTGCTATAGTGGTTGTTGGAAATGAAAATGGTGTTGTTGGTTATGGTCTTGGTAAGTCTAAAGATGTGTCTGATGCTATAGCAAAGGCTATTGAGTACGGCAAGAAGAATTTAGTGAAAATACCACTGGTAAATGGCACATTGCCGCATGAACAAGAATCTAAGTTTTCTGGGGCTAAGATATTTATGCGTCCAGCCTCTCATGGTACTGGACTTATAGCAGGTGGTGCGGTTAGAGCTGTTTTGGAAACGGTAGGGGTAAAGGATATATTGTCAAAGTCAAAAGGTTCTTCTAACCCACATAATGTTGTAAAAGCTACAATAAATGGTCTTTTATCGTTGAAGAGTGCTAATCAAGTGGCTATAGAGCGAGGGATTCCATTAAAAAAGGTATTTAACGGTTAA
- the rpmD gene encoding 50S ribosomal protein L30, with amino-acid sequence MAKIKITKVKSSINRPSNQKRTLIALGLKKMNSTVQHNDTPQILGMVRKVKHLVSLEEVK; translated from the coding sequence ATGGCAAAGATTAAAATAACTAAGGTTAAAAGTTCTATAAACCGTCCTAGTAATCAGAAGAGAACTTTAATAGCTTTGGGACTTAAAAAGATGAATAGTACTGTGCAACACAATGATACACCTCAGATACTAGGTATGGTGAGAAAAGTAAAGCATTTGGTTTCCTTAGAGGAAGTTAAGTAA
- the rplO gene encoding 50S ribosomal protein L15, with protein MDLSTLKPAEGSVKNNKRIARGEGSGRGGTSTRGHKGAKSRSGFSKKIGFEGGQMPLQRRVPKFGFSNINRKEYRGVNLDVLQSLVDSKKIKDEVTPDILVSNGIASNRELIKILARGELKSPLKVSVHKFSAKAKQAIISSGGQAKEL; from the coding sequence ATGGATTTAAGTACTTTAAAACCTGCTGAGGGATCTGTCAAGAATAATAAGAGAATAGCTAGAGGCGAAGGTTCAGGTAGGGGAGGAACATCTACTAGAGGACATAAAGGAGCAAAATCTAGGTCTGGTTTTTCTAAAAAGATAGGTTTTGAGGGAGGTCAGATGCCACTTCAGAGAAGGGTTCCTAAATTTGGTTTTTCTAACATAAACAGAAAGGAGTATAGAGGGGTTAACTTGGATGTTTTGCAATCTTTAGTAGATTCTAAAAAAATAAAAGATGAGGTTACTCCAGACATATTGGTGAGCAATGGTATAGCTAGTAATAGAGAATTAATTAAAATTTTAGCTAGGGGAGAGTTGAAGTCTCCTTTGAAGGTGTCAGTTCACAAGTTTTCTGCTAAAGCTAAGCAAGCTATCATAAGTAGTGGAGGGCAAGCAAAAGAATTATAA
- the secY gene encoding preprotein translocase subunit SecY, with protein sequence MGNFITTIKNISKIEDLKNRILVTLSFLLIYRFGSYIPLPGIDISQLSALEDRAASGLLGLLNAFTGGAFAKASILALGIMPYISASIVVQLSGIIIPSFQKMQREGESGRKRINQITRFLTILICLIQGPTYITTIKIMLPEEAILLSDTMFWVLSIVILVTGTVFAMWLGEKITDKGIGNGISLLITVGIIAHLPQAFMQEFVSKMEHSNGGLVILLLELAIWLVVIAFSIMLVQAVRRVPVQYAKRSVSGAVATGGVRQYIPLKVNSSGVMPIIFAQAIMFLPMQLFSLSSNDIMQKLSIVFRDIHGLWYSLLFAFLIIMFTYFYTAITVPATQMSDDMKRNGGFIPGIKPGMDTSQFLDKVMSRITLPGALFLAFIAILPSIVVNIGITQSFAMFYGGTSLLIMVGVVLDTLQQVNSYLLNHHYDGLMRSGRLKGRITDINL encoded by the coding sequence ATGGGGAATTTTATAACTACCATAAAAAATATTTCTAAAATAGAGGATCTTAAGAATAGGATTTTAGTTACTCTATCATTCTTATTGATATACAGATTTGGGTCTTATATTCCTTTGCCTGGAATTGATATTTCGCAGTTATCTGCTCTAGAGGATAGAGCAGCATCTGGTTTATTAGGTTTGTTGAATGCCTTTACTGGAGGGGCTTTTGCTAAAGCATCTATCTTAGCTTTGGGTATTATGCCTTACATATCTGCATCTATTGTGGTGCAGTTATCTGGTATAATTATCCCTTCTTTTCAAAAAATGCAAAGAGAGGGAGAGAGCGGTAGAAAAAGAATTAATCAGATAACGAGATTTTTAACTATACTCATATGTCTTATACAAGGCCCTACTTATATAACAACTATAAAAATTATGCTTCCCGAGGAAGCTATTTTATTGTCTGACACAATGTTTTGGGTTCTATCTATAGTAATATTGGTAACTGGAACAGTATTTGCTATGTGGTTAGGGGAGAAGATCACTGATAAGGGTATAGGTAATGGTATATCTTTATTGATTACAGTTGGGATTATAGCTCATCTGCCCCAGGCTTTTATGCAAGAGTTTGTATCTAAGATGGAACATTCTAATGGAGGTTTGGTCATATTGCTATTAGAGCTTGCTATTTGGCTTGTAGTTATAGCGTTTTCTATTATGCTTGTTCAGGCAGTTAGAAGGGTTCCAGTGCAATATGCTAAAAGGAGTGTTTCTGGAGCTGTGGCAACTGGAGGTGTTAGGCAGTATATACCGTTAAAAGTTAATTCTTCTGGGGTTATGCCTATTATATTTGCTCAAGCTATTATGTTTCTACCTATGCAGTTGTTTTCATTGTCTTCTAATGATATAATGCAAAAATTGTCTATTGTTTTTAGAGATATACACGGTCTGTGGTATAGTTTATTATTTGCTTTTTTGATAATTATGTTTACCTACTTTTATACGGCCATAACGGTTCCTGCCACTCAAATGAGTGATGATATGAAGAGAAATGGTGGTTTTATTCCTGGGATAAAACCAGGAATGGATACTTCTCAATTTTTAGATAAGGTTATGTCTAGAATTACTTTGCCTGGAGCTTTATTTTTGGCTTTTATAGCTATATTGCCTTCTATAGTAGTTAATATTGGCATAACTCAGAGTTTTGCCATGTTTTATGGAGGTACTTCATTACTTATTATGGTTGGTGTTGTGTTAGATACTTTGCAGCAAGTAAATTCATATTTGCTAAATCATCATTACGATGGTTTAATGAGAAGTGGTAGACTCAAAGGACGTATAACAGACATTAATTTATAA
- the infA gene encoding translation initiation factor IF-1, with translation MAKQSAIEQDGTIIEALSNAMFRVELENGHVVTAHISGKMRMHYIRILPGDRVKLDMTPYDLTKGRITYRY, from the coding sequence ATGGCCAAACAATCAGCAATAGAACAAGATGGGACGATAATTGAGGCTTTGTCTAATGCTATGTTTAGGGTAGAGTTGGAGAATGGTCATGTGGTTACCGCACATATTTCAGGAAAGATGCGTATGCATTATATACGTATTTTGCCTGGGGATAGAGTAAAGTTAGATATGACTCCTTATGATTTGACCAAGGGTAGAATTACTTATAGATATTAA
- the ykgO gene encoding type B 50S ribosomal protein L36 — protein MKTRASIKKRSEECKIVKRKGRLYVINKKNPRFKQRQG, from the coding sequence ATGAAGACTAGAGCATCGATAAAGAAAAGAAGCGAAGAGTGTAAAATTGTTAAGAGAAAAGGGAGATTATATGTTATCAATAAAAAGAATCCTAGATTTAAACAGAGACAAGGATAA
- the rpsM gene encoding 30S ribosomal protein S13 — protein sequence MARISGVDLPKNKRGVVGLTYIYGIGRSTAAKILSEAKISEDIRVSDWSDQDVTSIRKVVSSYTIEGELRSRTQLDIKRLMDIGCYRGIRHRMGLPLRGQRTKNNSRTRKGKKKTVANKKKATK from the coding sequence ATGGCTAGAATTTCAGGGGTAGATTTACCCAAAAATAAAAGAGGCGTAGTAGGGTTGACCTATATTTATGGAATAGGTCGTAGTACTGCTGCTAAGATATTAAGTGAAGCTAAGATTAGTGAGGATATTAGAGTATCGGATTGGTCTGATCAAGATGTCACTTCCATTAGAAAGGTCGTTTCTTCTTATACTATAGAGGGAGAGTTACGTTCTCGTACTCAGTTAGACATCAAGAGATTAATGGATATAGGTTGTTATAGGGGTATCAGACATAGGATGGGCTTACCTTTGAGAGGTCAGAGAACTAAGAATAACTCTAGAACTAGAAAGGGTAAGAAAAAGACTGTTGCAAACAAAAAGAAGGCGACTAAGTAA
- the rpsK gene encoding 30S ribosomal protein S11 has product MAKKTTNKNRKVKVDAVGEAHINASFNNIIISLTNKLGEVVSWSSAGKMGFRGSKKNTPYAAQLAADDCVKVALEAGMKKVKVFVKGPGNGRESAIRSIHNSGIEVIEIMDITPIPHNGCRPPKRRRV; this is encoded by the coding sequence ATGGCTAAGAAAACCACAAATAAAAATAGGAAAGTAAAGGTAGATGCAGTAGGTGAGGCACATATAAATGCTTCTTTTAATAATATTATAATATCTCTGACAAACAAATTAGGAGAGGTTGTATCTTGGTCTTCTGCAGGTAAAATGGGCTTTAGAGGATCTAAGAAGAATACTCCTTATGCTGCTCAGCTGGCAGCTGATGATTGTGTGAAGGTGGCTTTAGAAGCTGGGATGAAGAAAGTTAAAGTTTTTGTCAAAGGGCCTGGTAATGGTAGAGAATCTGCTATCAGATCTATACATAATTCTGGAATAGAGGTTATAGAAATAATGGATATAACTCCTATACCTCATAATGGTTGTAGACCTCCAAAGCGCAGACGTGTATAA
- the rpsD gene encoding 30S ribosomal protein S4 gives MARYIGPKTKIARKFGDPILGEDKYFEKRKYPSGEHGFSKRRGKKSEYSVQLEQKQKAKYTYGILEKQFSNMFRKASRIKGITGEVLLQLCESRLDNVVYRLGISPTRASSRQLVSHRHITVNGNTVSIPSYTLKPGDKIGIREKSKYMQVIEDSLSSRVSYDWLTWDEESRVGSFVSVPERSQIPENIKEQLVVELYSK, from the coding sequence ATGGCTAGATATATAGGTCCTAAAACAAAAATAGCTCGTAAATTCGGCGATCCAATTCTGGGTGAAGATAAGTATTTTGAGAAGAGGAAATATCCTTCTGGAGAGCACGGTTTTTCTAAGCGGAGAGGAAAAAAGTCTGAATATTCTGTTCAGTTAGAACAGAAGCAGAAAGCCAAGTACACCTATGGTATATTGGAAAAACAGTTCTCTAATATGTTTAGGAAAGCTTCTAGAATAAAGGGTATTACTGGTGAAGTATTGCTTCAGCTATGTGAGTCTAGGTTAGACAACGTAGTATACAGGTTGGGTATATCACCTACTAGGGCTTCTTCTCGTCAATTAGTTTCTCATAGGCATATCACAGTAAATGGTAATACAGTTAGCATACCTTCGTACACTTTAAAGCCTGGAGATAAGATTGGGATCAGAGAAAAATCTAAGTACATGCAAGTTATAGAGGATTCTTTATCTAGTAGAGTGAGTTATGATTGGCTTACTTGGGATGAAGAAAGTAGAGTAGGGTCTTTTGTTTCTGTTCCTGAAAGGTCACAAATTCCAGAGAATATCAAGGAGCAGTTAGTAGTAGAGTTGTATTCTAAATAA
- a CDS encoding DNA-directed RNA polymerase subunit alpha translates to MGILNFQKPDEVLMIDSDEFQGRFEFKPLEPGYGLTVGNAIRRVLLSSLEGYAITSLKMSGIAHEFSSIKGVMEDVTEIVLNLKQIRLKQIVDIDTEQVNISISGKEKILSEDIGSFLSNFEVINKDLLICNLDPSVKLEFQITIEKGRGFVSSEENKRVPVSEGVIVMDSVFTPIKNVKYSIENFRVEQKTDYEKLLMDIKTDGSITPKDALKEASKILIHHFALFSDEKISTEADGKRESDVYDDTVLRMRKLLKTNLTDLDLSVRALNCLRTAEIDTLEQLVGFREDDLMKFRNFGRKTLVELQSILDVKGLSFGMDLSIYGLK, encoded by the coding sequence ATGGGAATTTTAAATTTTCAAAAACCAGATGAGGTTTTAATGATTGATTCTGATGAGTTTCAGGGTCGTTTTGAGTTTAAACCTTTGGAGCCTGGTTATGGTTTAACCGTAGGTAATGCTATTAGAAGGGTATTGTTGTCTTCGTTGGAAGGATATGCTATCACTTCTTTGAAGATGTCTGGAATAGCTCATGAGTTTTCTTCTATAAAAGGTGTTATGGAGGATGTGACCGAGATAGTTTTAAATCTCAAACAGATTAGATTAAAGCAAATAGTTGATATAGATACTGAACAAGTAAATATATCTATCTCTGGAAAGGAAAAGATTTTATCTGAAGATATAGGTTCATTTTTATCTAATTTTGAAGTTATAAACAAAGATCTATTGATATGTAATCTAGATCCAAGTGTAAAGTTAGAATTTCAGATAACCATAGAGAAAGGTAGAGGCTTCGTGTCTTCGGAAGAGAATAAGAGGGTACCTGTATCTGAAGGTGTAATAGTCATGGATTCAGTTTTTACTCCTATAAAAAATGTAAAATACAGTATAGAGAACTTTAGGGTAGAGCAAAAGACTGACTATGAAAAATTACTTATGGATATCAAGACAGATGGTTCTATTACTCCAAAGGATGCTTTAAAAGAGGCATCTAAGATACTCATTCATCATTTTGCTTTGTTTTCGGATGAAAAAATATCTACTGAGGCAGACGGCAAAAGAGAATCAGATGTATATGATGATACTGTACTTCGTATGCGTAAATTACTCAAGACTAATCTAACAGATTTAGATTTGTCGGTAAGAGCATTGAACTGTCTTAGAACCGCTGAAATAGATACACTTGAACAGCTAGTAGGTTTTAGAGAGGACGACCTTATGAAATTCAGAAATTTTGGTAGAAAAACATTAGTTGAATTACAGTCTATTTTGGATGTTAAGGGCTTGAGTTTTGGAATGGATTTGAGCATATACGGTTTAAAATAA
- the rplQ gene encoding 50S ribosomal protein L17, producing MRHAKRFNHLSRTASHRKAMLANMACSLIEHKRINTTVAKARELRKYLEPLMTKSKNDTTNSRRVVFSYLKSKEAINELFRNISVKIASRPGGYTRIIKTGTRLGDNAQMCMMELVDYNDIYTAKDVKTKTTRRSRGKSKSDKEPKQEANKKDVDIVNTMEVEASDKSVVDDKNNIENNKEDDK from the coding sequence ATGAGACACGCAAAGAGATTTAATCATTTAAGTAGGACGGCATCACATAGAAAAGCAATGTTAGCTAACATGGCTTGTTCACTCATTGAACATAAGAGAATAAACACTACTGTTGCTAAGGCTAGGGAGTTGCGTAAGTATTTAGAACCTCTTATGACTAAGTCTAAGAATGATACTACTAATTCTAGAAGAGTGGTTTTTAGTTATCTTAAGAGTAAGGAAGCTATTAATGAGTTATTTAGAAATATATCTGTCAAGATAGCTAGTAGGCCAGGTGGTTATACTAGAATTATAAAGACAGGAACTCGTTTGGGAGATAATGCTCAAATGTGTATGATGGAGTTAGTAGACTACAATGATATATACACGGCTAAAGATGTTAAAACCAAGACTACTAGAAGGAGTAGAGGAAAGAGTAAGTCTGACAAAGAGCCAAAACAGGAAGCTAATAAGAAAGATGTAGATATTGTTAATACTATGGAAGTTGAGGCTAGTGATAAATCCGTGGTAGATGATAAAAATAATATTGAGAATAATAAAGAGGATGATAAATAG
- the dut gene encoding dUTP diphosphatase, giving the protein MRVKIIDRSTHGMPSYQTEGSAGMDLRANIDTNLTLRPLERLIVKTGLSIELPQGLEAQIRPRSGLAIKSGITVLNSPGTIDSDYRGEICVVLINLSSDVFEIKNGDRIAQMVIAKYEKVSWDKVEVISETQRGGGGFGSTGVL; this is encoded by the coding sequence ATGAGAGTAAAAATAATTGATAGGTCTACCCATGGCATGCCCAGTTATCAGACAGAGGGTTCTGCAGGTATGGATTTGAGGGCTAATATAGATACTAATTTAACTTTAAGGCCTTTAGAGAGGCTTATAGTTAAGACGGGATTATCTATAGAATTGCCTCAGGGTTTAGAGGCTCAGATTAGGCCTCGTAGTGGTCTGGCTATAAAAAGTGGAATCACAGTACTCAATTCTCCAGGAACTATCGATTCTGATTATAGAGGTGAGATATGTGTTGTGCTGATCAATCTATCTTCAGATGTTTTTGAGATAAAAAACGGAGATAGGATAGCACAAATGGTCATTGCAAAATATGAAAAAGTATCTTGGGATAAGGTAGAAGTAATTAGTGAAACGCAAAGGGGAGGAGGAGGCTTTGGAAGTACTGGAGTATTGTAG
- a CDS encoding NAD(+)/NADH kinase, protein MKVGIFSIIETDQVYGCILKLKIALDELNVEYVVLDNLKGKKIFSQNTASFSSFEDLKSQIDLLITVGGDGTILKTVDYIRDSGIPIVGINMGRLGFLASIKQEEISHRIRQIIKGDYNVLDRILLSTSFDKSHRCANVALNEVYIYGENNTSIINTVVSVNDIYLNSYWSDGLIVATPTGSTGYSLSCGGAIIMPDTNNFIITPVAPHNLNLRPIIVSGDDVIKVNVVRSTSKCYMSLDSRIKVDIDKEEIIIKKSDFSVKTLIFKDQSFSSALHEKLFWGIDVRSSRT, encoded by the coding sequence ATGAAAGTAGGGATTTTTAGTATAATAGAAACAGATCAGGTGTATGGCTGTATTTTAAAATTAAAAATTGCCTTGGATGAGCTCAATGTTGAATATGTCGTATTAGACAATCTAAAAGGCAAAAAAATATTTTCTCAAAACACAGCTAGTTTTTCTTCTTTTGAAGATTTAAAATCACAAATAGATTTACTCATCACAGTAGGAGGAGATGGAACTATTCTAAAAACCGTAGATTATATAAGAGATTCAGGTATTCCAATAGTTGGAATAAATATGGGAAGATTAGGGTTTTTGGCAAGTATAAAACAGGAGGAGATATCTCATAGAATAAGACAAATAATAAAGGGAGATTACAATGTTTTAGATAGAATATTACTATCTACTAGTTTCGATAAAAGTCATAGGTGTGCCAATGTAGCTCTCAACGAGGTTTATATTTATGGTGAAAACAACACTTCTATTATCAACACGGTGGTATCGGTCAATGATATATACTTGAATTCTTATTGGTCAGATGGTCTTATAGTAGCTACTCCAACTGGATCTACTGGATATTCTTTGAGTTGTGGAGGAGCCATTATAATGCCCGATACAAATAATTTTATCATTACTCCAGTAGCTCCTCATAATTTGAATTTGAGACCGATTATAGTTTCCGGGGATGATGTTATAAAAGTAAATGTAGTCAGGAGTACTTCTAAGTGTTACATGTCTTTAGATTCTAGGATTAAGGTTGATATAGATAAGGAAGAAATAATTATTAAGAAATCGGATTTTAGTGTTAAGACTCTAATTTTTAAAGATCAGAGTTTTTCATCAGCTTTACACGAAAAATTATTTTGGGGCATAGATGTAAGGAGTTCTAGGACATGA
- a CDS encoding DUF6089 family protein has product MNNYTIFFFFWSTVLFAQYGEKQKCEITTVFSTNNLVSDVGNTHFINPSGFGFGFGFGWVINDRFNLLTNLKYNWINETDTRATEAYRKNRNKNIDLNTIMLYEVLEFNFFPLDGGKNLFHTPFVFVGVGIKMYMSEYSYLIFSGVDKFVQQKKKVIEPVAFIPFGIGYKYLFSRDWALKGRIMFNCIFSDNIDSSNPNKSRYIDKQIIIDNSVTEDYAKGESIKLYNKNVFGDTSNFDWFNIISLSLVYTFELKCDC; this is encoded by the coding sequence ATGAACAATTATACTATTTTTTTTTTCTTTTGGAGTACGGTTTTATTCGCTCAATACGGTGAAAAGCAAAAGTGTGAGATCACAACTGTATTTAGTACTAATAATTTAGTTAGTGATGTAGGAAATACACATTTTATAAATCCATCGGGATTTGGATTTGGTTTTGGATTTGGCTGGGTGATAAATGATAGATTTAACTTATTAACAAATTTAAAGTACAATTGGATAAATGAGACAGACACTAGAGCTACTGAAGCTTACAGAAAAAATAGGAATAAAAATATAGATCTTAATACAATTATGTTGTATGAAGTATTAGAGTTTAATTTTTTTCCTTTAGATGGAGGAAAAAATCTTTTTCATACCCCTTTTGTCTTTGTAGGTGTAGGTATTAAGATGTATATGTCAGAGTATAGTTATTTGATTTTTAGTGGTGTGGATAAGTTTGTACAGCAGAAAAAAAAAGTTATTGAGCCTGTGGCTTTTATTCCTTTTGGCATAGGCTATAAGTATTTGTTTTCTAGAGATTGGGCCTTGAAAGGCAGGATTATGTTTAACTGTATTTTTTCGGATAATATAGATTCTAGTAATCCTAATAAATCTAGATATATAGACAAACAGATCATAATAGACAACTCTGTTACAGAAGATTATGCTAAGGGTGAATCTATCAAGTTGTATAATAAAAATGTATTTGGTGATACAAGTAATTTTGATTGGTTTAATATTATAAGTTTGTCGTTGGTTTACACTTTTGAATTGAAGTGTGATTGTTAA
- a CDS encoding isoprenyl transferase: protein MEKNDTISNDNMPRHLAIIMDGNGRWAEKRGLFRVLGHKNGVKTVRHIVEVCCELGIKYVSLYAFSLENWNRPKSEVSKLMDMLRSWTKKELQTFQENNVKLNVIGNLDRLPADVSEDLKMVVEKTSSYDRMILTIAVSYSSRMEIVDAAKTIASDVSSGKIKVEDIDDVLFGKRLYTKDLPDVDLLIRTSGEQRVSNFLLWQISYAELYFTSVLWPDFKKTHLLKALQVYSNRNRRFGKLSEE, encoded by the coding sequence ATGGAAAAAAACGACACTATATCTAATGATAATATGCCTAGGCATTTGGCTATTATTATGGATGGTAATGGACGTTGGGCAGAAAAGAGGGGTTTGTTCAGAGTATTGGGTCATAAAAATGGAGTAAAAACTGTAAGACATATTGTAGAAGTCTGTTGTGAATTAGGAATAAAATACGTTAGTTTGTATGCTTTTTCTTTAGAAAATTGGAATAGACCTAAAAGTGAAGTGTCTAAATTGATGGATATGTTGAGATCTTGGACTAAAAAAGAATTACAAACATTCCAAGAGAATAATGTCAAACTAAATGTAATAGGAAATTTAGATAGGTTACCAGCCGATGTATCAGAGGATTTGAAAATGGTTGTCGAAAAGACATCTTCCTATGATAGGATGATTTTGACCATAGCTGTCAGTTATAGTTCTAGAATGGAGATCGTCGATGCTGCAAAGACTATTGCTTCGGATGTCAGTTCTGGTAAGATAAAAGTTGAAGATATAGATGATGTGCTTTTTGGCAAGAGATTATACACCAAAGATTTGCCAGATGTTGATCTTTTAATAAGAACTAGTGGAGAACAACGCGTTAGCAATTTTTTATTATGGCAGATATCCTATGCAGAATTGTATTTCACTAGTGTTTTATGGCCTGATTTTAAAAAGACACATCTTTTAAAAGCTTTGCAAGTTTATAGCAATAGAAATAGGAGGTTTGGTAAACTTTCAGAAGAATAA